A genomic segment from Paramixta manurensis encodes:
- the iclR gene encoding glyoxylate bypass operon transcriptional repressor IclR — translation MATPVTAKRGKKPRGTAAQAAQPVGQVQSLTRGLKLLESIAESHGSIALTELAQQAGLPNSTTHRLLTTMQQLGFVRQVGDLGYWTIGAHAFVVGSSFMQSRNLLAMVHPWLRKLMETSGETVNLAVLDLSDHQAVIIDQVQCTQLMRMSAPIGGKLPMHASGAGKAFLANLSEEQVTELLHRKGLHNYTPKTLMSPQSLKADLAQVRKTGYSFDDEEHALGLRCVAACIYDEHHQPFAALSISGPISRVTDDRVTELGALVIKAAKEITREYGGSH, via the coding sequence ATGGCGACACCGGTTACCGCAAAGCGCGGAAAAAAACCTCGTGGCACTGCGGCTCAAGCCGCTCAGCCGGTTGGTCAGGTGCAATCTCTGACGCGTGGATTAAAGTTGCTTGAATCCATCGCCGAGTCCCACGGCAGTATTGCGTTAACCGAATTGGCGCAGCAGGCCGGGTTACCTAATTCAACCACCCACCGTTTATTAACCACCATGCAGCAGTTGGGTTTTGTTCGCCAAGTGGGCGACCTCGGCTATTGGACAATTGGCGCACACGCCTTTGTGGTGGGTAGCAGCTTTATGCAAAGCCGTAACCTGTTGGCAATGGTGCATCCATGGTTGCGTAAGCTGATGGAAACCTCCGGCGAAACGGTCAACCTGGCGGTGCTGGATTTAAGCGACCATCAGGCGGTGATCATCGATCAAGTGCAATGTACGCAGTTGATGCGTATGTCCGCGCCTATCGGCGGCAAGTTGCCGATGCATGCTTCCGGCGCGGGCAAAGCCTTTCTGGCGAATTTGAGCGAGGAGCAAGTAACCGAGCTGTTACATCGTAAAGGGCTGCATAACTACACGCCCAAGACGCTGATGTCACCGCAGAGTTTAAAGGCCGACCTCGCGCAGGTGCGTAAGACCGGCTATTCCTTTGATGATGAAGAACACGCATTGGGGTTGCGTTGCGTTGCGGCCTGTATTTATGACGAGCACCACCAGCCGTTTGCCGCGCTCTCGATCTCAGGCCCGATATCGCGCGTGACCGATGACCGGGTGACTGAGTTAGGGGCGTTGGTGATTAAAGCCGCGAAAGAGATCACCCGTGAATATGGCGGTAGTCATTGA